A single genomic interval of Apis cerana isolate GH-2021 linkage group LG14, AcerK_1.0, whole genome shotgun sequence harbors:
- the LOC108000652 gene encoding liprin-alpha-1 isoform X8 gives MWNMMCDVMPTIAEDSISQRSSQYSGEDANFEQLMVSMLDERDKLVESLRENQERLQETEARLQEVEKERDSLNRQLNANIPQDFSQLTKELAAARESILEREEEISELKAERNNTRLLLEHLECLVSRHERSLRMTVVKRQAAAQSGVSSEVEVLKALKSLFEHHKALDEKVRERLRVALERNTSLEEELAITKEELQQYKLSGHAPKTIEDRPKENGQTEDSQQQNKNETEQAAGQQQQQQQQQPQQQQQQQQQSIQKLGTEKSTEIESRLSNGSLDPTDQDSAARVIDLQATLDKQSSELSTWQRRVAELSGRVAELEETLSKTQKDLLKTQETNVKLQRDLRENVAQKEDQEERIATLEKRYLNAQRESTSLHDLNEKLEQELQHKKAQLKLQEEKIAAIQEKLELAEQKLAQYAKLPEMEEQLKQRMEALTQVRRPNQAQERHGSAEDRIQRLETQLEEKNAEVMRVNQRLKMNEEHNTRLSTTVDKLLSESNERLQVHLKERMHALEEKNALTQELEKTRKIAEDLQNEKADIVKELGKARLEIDNVKRQMLQQEIAFNIQQTDALTRSLSPNAVDPGSFSRSASHSSFDTHSLPRRTGKRPAIEEDPSKNYVARTLAEQEWEKLQQAHVLANVQQAFDVSSDAEGDGDNESLFSCAADVISPTGHTDAQTLALMLQEQLDAINNEIRLIQEEKQSTEARAEELESRVGSLEHMNLLARGRSLERASPPLSGRSTPKSHHSPNRDYLHKYHTAPASMSPAHLHQYAASLASPGQLSESLPASQLQLSGEELHSVSERDSTGGAGSGGSDAASPLTARSIRLERVAQVLAHSQEELRRHGQHNNGALNSGTPPSPLSSRHSSQDSLHKNNLSGVGLPIGQLSSSHLHMQSTMSPATAAAVAAAQKKKGIKSSLGRFFSKKEKIKGKDTPMPGDIPGMGGAGTPADPDYGDSVSVAGTMGSKSDFDRRKKKSPSMFGSMLDSSRHELLAEAMKAGTPFALWNGPTVVAWLELWVGMPTWYVAACRANVKSGAIMSALSDTEIQREIGISNPLHRLKLRLAIQEMVSLTSPSAPKTSRTTLAFGDMNHEWIGNVWLPSLGLPQYRSTFMECLVDARMLDHLTKKDLRGQLRMVDSFHRTSLQYGISCLKRLNYDRQQLEERRRMAEGANVDVLVWSNDRVIRWVQSIGLKEYGNNLLESGVHGALIALDESFDANSFALALQIPTQNTQARQLLEMEFTNLLTVGTERRLDESNNMKS, from the exons gaTTTCTCTCAATTGACGAAAGAGCTTGCTGCAGCCCGCGAAAGTATTctagaaagagaagaagaaatatcagAGTTAAAAGCGGAGAGGAATAATACTCGT CTTCTGCTCGAGCATCTGGAATGTCTGGTTTCCCGACATGAACGATCGCTTAGGATGACTGTAGTGAAGAGGCAAGCCGCTGCACAATCTGGAGTATCGTCCGAAGTTGAAGTGCTTAAAGCTTTAAAAAGTCTGTTTGAGCACCACAAAGCTTTAGACGAGAAA GTACGTGAACGATTACGAGTTGCATTAGAAAGAAATACAAGTTTGGAAGAAGAATTAGCTATTACCAAAGAAGAG CtccaacaatataaattaagtgGACATGCGCCTAAAACTATAGAAGATAGGCCCAAGGAAAACGGACAAACGGAAGATAGTCAACAACAGAATAAG AATGAGACTGAGCAGGCAGCAGgccagcagcaacaacaacagcaacaacaaccacaacagcaacagcaacaacaacagcagTCAATACAAAAACTAGGTACGGAGAAGTCAACAGAGATTGAAAGTAGACTGAGCAATGGCAGTCTCGATCCTACGGACCAAGATTCTGCAGCGCGCGTAATAGATTTACAAGCTACTCTTGATAAGCAG aGCTCAGAATTGAGCACATGGCAGCGACGAGTAGCTGAATTAAGTGGACGAGTAGCAGAATTGGAAGAAACTTTGTCCAAAACTCAGAAAGATCTTTTGAAAACACAAGAAACGAATGTCAAACTACAAAGAGATTTGCGCGAAAATGTTGCTCAAAAAGAGGACCAAGAAGAGAGGATAGCAACTCTTGAAAAACGTTATCTTAATGCTCAACGAGAGTCTACTAGTTTACATGATCtcaatgaaaaattggaaCAGGAGCTACAACATAAGAAGGCTCAATTAAag ctccaagaagaaaaaatagcaGCAATACAGGAGAAATTAGAACTTGCAGAGCAAAAATTAGCCCAATATGCTAAGTTACCAGAAATGGAAGAGCAATTAAAGCAAAGAATGGAGGCTCTGACGCAGGTGAGGAGGCCCAACCAG GCTCAAGAAAGACACGGAAGTGCAGAGGATAGAATACAGAGGTTGGAAACGCaacttgaagaaaaaaatgcagaagtgATGCGTGTTAATCAACGACTTAAGATGAACGAAGAACATAATACGCGACTTAGTACAACTGTTGATAAACTTTTGTCGg aatctaaTGAAAGATTACAAGtacatttaaaagaaagaatgcacgcattagaagaaaaaaatgcacTTACACAAGAATTGGAAAAGACTAGGAAAATTGCAGAAGATCTTCAAAATGAAAAGGCTGACATAGTTAAAGAATTAGGAAAAGCTCGtttagaaattgataatgTAAAAAGACAGATGCTTCAGCAGGAAATCgcatttaatattcaacaaaCTGATGCTTTAACTAGAAGTTTATCTCCAAATGCAGTAGATCCAGGTTCCTTTTCTAGAAGTGCAAGTCATAGTAGTTTTGATACTCATTCTTTACCAAGAAGAACGGGTAAACGGCCTGCAATCGAAGAAGATCCATCAAAG aattatgTAGCACGTACATTAGCGGAACAAGAATGGGAAAAGTTACAACAAGCACATGTTCTTGCAAATGTGCAACAAGCATTTGATGTGTCTAGTGATGCAGAAGGTGATGGAGATAATGAAAGTTTGTTTAGTTGTGCAGCTGATGTAATTAGTCCTACAGGACATACAGATGCTCAAACATTAGCACTAATGTTACAAGAACAGTTAGatgcaattaataatgaaattagattaatccag gaagaaaaacaaagtacCGAAGCACGAGCTGAAGAATTAGAGTCCCGAGTTGGTAGTCTTGaacatatgaatttattagcGAGAGGACGAAGTCTTGAACGTGCATCTCCACCATTAAGTGGACGATCCACTCCAAAATCACATCATAGTCCAAATAgagattatttacataaatatcataCT GCACCGGCATCAATGTCTCCAGCGCATCTTCACCAATATGCTGCTTCTTTAGCTAGTCCAGGTCAACTTTCAGAATCTCTTCCTGCGAGCCag TTGCAGTTATCAGGTGAAGAATTACATTCAGTGAGTGAAAGAGACAGTACTGGTGGTGCAGGAAGTGGTGGCAGCGATGCAGCTTCACCATTAACTGCTCGATCAATCAGGCTAGAACGAGTAGCACAAGTCCTTGCTCATAGTCAAGAGGAGCTCAGAAG GCATGGGCAACATAACAACGGCGCACTCAATTCTGGGACTCCCCCTTCCCCATTGTCCTCACGACATAGCAGCCAGGACAGTTTGCATAAAAACAATTTGTCTGGTGTTGGATTACCAATTGGACAACTGTCTAGTTCACATTTGCATATGCAATCTACCATGAGtccagcaacagcagcagcagtgGCTGCAGCTCAAAAGAAGAAAGGCATTAAAAGCAGTCTTGGTAGATTTTtcagcaaaaaagaaaag ATTAAAGGAAAAGATACACCAATGCCTGGAGATATACCAGGTATGGGAGGAGCAGGTACACCTGCAGATCCTGATTATGGAGATAGTGTTTCTGTAGCTGGAACTATGGGTAGTAAAAGTGATTTTGATcgcagaaaaaagaaaag tccAAGTATGTTTGGAAGTATGCTAGATTCTTCACGGCACGAACTTTTGGCAGAAGCAATGAAAGCTGGAACACCGTTTGCTCTCTGGAATGGGCCAACAGTAGTGGCTTGGCTTGAGCTTTGGGTAGGCATGCCGACATGGTATGTTGCGGCTTGTCGAGCAAATGTCAAAAGTGGTGCCATAATGAGTGCTCTTAGTGATACCGAGATTCAACGTGAAATTGGTATAag TAATCCTTTGCATCGATTGAAATTACGATTAGCTATTCAAGAAATGGTATCTCTTACAAGTCCATCAGCACCAAAAACTTCTCGCACAACGTTAGCATTTGGAGATATGAACCATGAATGGATTGGTAATGTTTGGCTTCCAAGTCTCGGTTTGCCTCAATATCGATCCACTTTCATGGAGTGCCTTGTTGATGCTAGAATGTTGGATCATCTTACTAAAAAAGACCTTCGTGGTCAACTTAGGATGGTTGATAGTTTTCATAG aacAAGTTTGCAATATGGTATTTCATGTTTAAAgcgattaaattatgataggCAACaattagaagaaagaagacgAATGGCAGAAGGTGCTAATGTTGATGTTCTTGTATGGAGTAATGATCGCGTTATAAGATGGGTGCAATCTATCGGCctgaaa GAATATGGGAACAATCTCTTAGAATCTGGTGTACATGGAGCTCTTATAGCCCTTGATGAAAGCTTCGACGCAAATAGTTTTGCTCTAGCTTTACAAATTCCAACCCAAAACACACAA gCTCGACAATTGTTAGAAATGGAgttcacaaatttattaactGTAGGAACAGAAAGGCGGCTTGATGAATCCAATAATATGAAATCCTGA
- the LOC108000652 gene encoding liprin-alpha-1 isoform X2 gives MWNMMCDVMPTIAEDSISQRSSQYSGEDANFEQLMVSMLDERDKLVESLRENQERLQETEARLQEVEKERDSLNRQLNANIPQDFSQLTKELAAARESILEREEEISELKAERNNTRLLLEHLECLVSRHERSLRMTVVKRQAAAQSGVSSEVEVLKALKSLFEHHKALDEKVRERLRVALERNTSLEEELAITKEELQQYKLSGHAPKTIEDRPKENGQTEDSQQQNKNETEQAAGQQQQQQQQQPQQQQQQQQQSIQKLGTEKSTEIESRLSNGSLDPTDQDSAARVIDLQATLDKQSSELSTWQRRVAELSGRVAELEETLSKTQKDLLKTQETNVKLQRDLRENVAQKEDQEERIATLEKRYLNAQRESTSLHDLNEKLEQELQHKKAQLKLQEEKIAAIQEKLELAEQKLAQYAKLPEMEEQLKQRMEALTQVRRPNQAQERHGSAEDRIQRLETQLEEKNAEVMRVNQRLKMNEEHNTRLSTTVDKLLSESNERLQVHLKERMHALEEKNALTQELEKTRKIAEDLQNEKADIVKELGKARLEIDNVKRQMLQQEIAFNIQQTDALTRSLSPNAVDPGSFSRSASHSSFDTHSLPRRTGKRPAIEEDPSKNYVARTLAEQEWEKLQQAHVLANVQQAFDVSSDAEGDGDNESLFSCAADVISPTGHTDAQTLALMLQEQLDAINNEIRLIQEEKQSTEARAEELESRVGSLEHMNLLARGRSLERASPPLSGRSTPKSHHSPNRDYLHKYHTAPASMSPAHLHQYAASLASPGQLSESLPASQLQLSGEELHSVSERDSTGGAGSGGSDAASPLTARSIRLERVAQVLAHSQEELRRRTGQAGFPSSGFPAHRHGQHNNGALNSGTPPSPLSSRHSSQDSLHKNNLSGVGLPIGQLSSSHLHMQSTMSPATAAAVAAAQKKKGIKSSLGRFFSKKEKIKGKDTPMPGDIPGMGGAGTPADPDYGDSVSVAGTMGSKSDFDRRKKKSPSMFGSMLDSSRHELLAEAMKAGTPFALWNGPTVVAWLELWVGMPTWYVAACRANVKSGAIMSALSDTEIQREIGISNPLHRLKLRLAIQEMVSLTSPSAPKTSRTTLAFGDMNHEWIGNVWLPSLGLPQYRSTFMECLVDARMLDHLTKKDLRGQLRMVDSFHRTSLQYGISCLKRLNYDRQQLEERRRMAEGANVDVLVWSNDRVIRWVQSIGLKEYGNNLLESGVHGALIALDESFDANSFALALQIPTQNTQARQLLEMEFTNLLTVGTERRLDESNNMKS, from the exons gaTTTCTCTCAATTGACGAAAGAGCTTGCTGCAGCCCGCGAAAGTATTctagaaagagaagaagaaatatcagAGTTAAAAGCGGAGAGGAATAATACTCGT CTTCTGCTCGAGCATCTGGAATGTCTGGTTTCCCGACATGAACGATCGCTTAGGATGACTGTAGTGAAGAGGCAAGCCGCTGCACAATCTGGAGTATCGTCCGAAGTTGAAGTGCTTAAAGCTTTAAAAAGTCTGTTTGAGCACCACAAAGCTTTAGACGAGAAA GTACGTGAACGATTACGAGTTGCATTAGAAAGAAATACAAGTTTGGAAGAAGAATTAGCTATTACCAAAGAAGAG CtccaacaatataaattaagtgGACATGCGCCTAAAACTATAGAAGATAGGCCCAAGGAAAACGGACAAACGGAAGATAGTCAACAACAGAATAAG AATGAGACTGAGCAGGCAGCAGgccagcagcaacaacaacagcaacaacaaccacaacagcaacagcaacaacaacagcagTCAATACAAAAACTAGGTACGGAGAAGTCAACAGAGATTGAAAGTAGACTGAGCAATGGCAGTCTCGATCCTACGGACCAAGATTCTGCAGCGCGCGTAATAGATTTACAAGCTACTCTTGATAAGCAG aGCTCAGAATTGAGCACATGGCAGCGACGAGTAGCTGAATTAAGTGGACGAGTAGCAGAATTGGAAGAAACTTTGTCCAAAACTCAGAAAGATCTTTTGAAAACACAAGAAACGAATGTCAAACTACAAAGAGATTTGCGCGAAAATGTTGCTCAAAAAGAGGACCAAGAAGAGAGGATAGCAACTCTTGAAAAACGTTATCTTAATGCTCAACGAGAGTCTACTAGTTTACATGATCtcaatgaaaaattggaaCAGGAGCTACAACATAAGAAGGCTCAATTAAag ctccaagaagaaaaaatagcaGCAATACAGGAGAAATTAGAACTTGCAGAGCAAAAATTAGCCCAATATGCTAAGTTACCAGAAATGGAAGAGCAATTAAAGCAAAGAATGGAGGCTCTGACGCAGGTGAGGAGGCCCAACCAG GCTCAAGAAAGACACGGAAGTGCAGAGGATAGAATACAGAGGTTGGAAACGCaacttgaagaaaaaaatgcagaagtgATGCGTGTTAATCAACGACTTAAGATGAACGAAGAACATAATACGCGACTTAGTACAACTGTTGATAAACTTTTGTCGg aatctaaTGAAAGATTACAAGtacatttaaaagaaagaatgcacgcattagaagaaaaaaatgcacTTACACAAGAATTGGAAAAGACTAGGAAAATTGCAGAAGATCTTCAAAATGAAAAGGCTGACATAGTTAAAGAATTAGGAAAAGCTCGtttagaaattgataatgTAAAAAGACAGATGCTTCAGCAGGAAATCgcatttaatattcaacaaaCTGATGCTTTAACTAGAAGTTTATCTCCAAATGCAGTAGATCCAGGTTCCTTTTCTAGAAGTGCAAGTCATAGTAGTTTTGATACTCATTCTTTACCAAGAAGAACGGGTAAACGGCCTGCAATCGAAGAAGATCCATCAAAG aattatgTAGCACGTACATTAGCGGAACAAGAATGGGAAAAGTTACAACAAGCACATGTTCTTGCAAATGTGCAACAAGCATTTGATGTGTCTAGTGATGCAGAAGGTGATGGAGATAATGAAAGTTTGTTTAGTTGTGCAGCTGATGTAATTAGTCCTACAGGACATACAGATGCTCAAACATTAGCACTAATGTTACAAGAACAGTTAGatgcaattaataatgaaattagattaatccag gaagaaaaacaaagtacCGAAGCACGAGCTGAAGAATTAGAGTCCCGAGTTGGTAGTCTTGaacatatgaatttattagcGAGAGGACGAAGTCTTGAACGTGCATCTCCACCATTAAGTGGACGATCCACTCCAAAATCACATCATAGTCCAAATAgagattatttacataaatatcataCT GCACCGGCATCAATGTCTCCAGCGCATCTTCACCAATATGCTGCTTCTTTAGCTAGTCCAGGTCAACTTTCAGAATCTCTTCCTGCGAGCCag TTGCAGTTATCAGGTGAAGAATTACATTCAGTGAGTGAAAGAGACAGTACTGGTGGTGCAGGAAGTGGTGGCAGCGATGCAGCTTCACCATTAACTGCTCGATCAATCAGGCTAGAACGAGTAGCACAAGTCCTTGCTCATAGTCAAGAGGAGCTCAGAAG ACGCACTGGACAAGCCGGATTTCCCAGCAGTGGTTTTCCTGCTCACAG GCATGGGCAACATAACAACGGCGCACTCAATTCTGGGACTCCCCCTTCCCCATTGTCCTCACGACATAGCAGCCAGGACAGTTTGCATAAAAACAATTTGTCTGGTGTTGGATTACCAATTGGACAACTGTCTAGTTCACATTTGCATATGCAATCTACCATGAGtccagcaacagcagcagcagtgGCTGCAGCTCAAAAGAAGAAAGGCATTAAAAGCAGTCTTGGTAGATTTTtcagcaaaaaagaaaag ATTAAAGGAAAAGATACACCAATGCCTGGAGATATACCAGGTATGGGAGGAGCAGGTACACCTGCAGATCCTGATTATGGAGATAGTGTTTCTGTAGCTGGAACTATGGGTAGTAAAAGTGATTTTGATcgcagaaaaaagaaaag tccAAGTATGTTTGGAAGTATGCTAGATTCTTCACGGCACGAACTTTTGGCAGAAGCAATGAAAGCTGGAACACCGTTTGCTCTCTGGAATGGGCCAACAGTAGTGGCTTGGCTTGAGCTTTGGGTAGGCATGCCGACATGGTATGTTGCGGCTTGTCGAGCAAATGTCAAAAGTGGTGCCATAATGAGTGCTCTTAGTGATACCGAGATTCAACGTGAAATTGGTATAag TAATCCTTTGCATCGATTGAAATTACGATTAGCTATTCAAGAAATGGTATCTCTTACAAGTCCATCAGCACCAAAAACTTCTCGCACAACGTTAGCATTTGGAGATATGAACCATGAATGGATTGGTAATGTTTGGCTTCCAAGTCTCGGTTTGCCTCAATATCGATCCACTTTCATGGAGTGCCTTGTTGATGCTAGAATGTTGGATCATCTTACTAAAAAAGACCTTCGTGGTCAACTTAGGATGGTTGATAGTTTTCATAG aacAAGTTTGCAATATGGTATTTCATGTTTAAAgcgattaaattatgataggCAACaattagaagaaagaagacgAATGGCAGAAGGTGCTAATGTTGATGTTCTTGTATGGAGTAATGATCGCGTTATAAGATGGGTGCAATCTATCGGCctgaaa GAATATGGGAACAATCTCTTAGAATCTGGTGTACATGGAGCTCTTATAGCCCTTGATGAAAGCTTCGACGCAAATAGTTTTGCTCTAGCTTTACAAATTCCAACCCAAAACACACAA gCTCGACAATTGTTAGAAATGGAgttcacaaatttattaactGTAGGAACAGAAAGGCGGCTTGATGAATCCAATAATATGAAATCCTGA
- the LOC108000652 gene encoding liprin-alpha-1 isoform X13, with the protein MWNMMCDVMPTIAEDSISQRSSQYSGEDANFEQLMVSMLDERDKLVESLRENQERLQETEARLQEVEKERDSLNRQLNANIPQDFSQLTKELAAARESILEREEEISELKAERNNTRLLLEHLECLVSRHERSLRMTVVKRQAAAQSGVSSEVEVLKALKSLFEHHKALDEKVRERLRVALERNTSLEEELAITKEELQQYKLSGHAPKTIEDRPKENGQTEDSQQQNKNETEQAAGQQQQQQQQQPQQQQQQQQQSIQKLGTEKSTEIESRLSNGSLDPTDQDSAARVIDLQATLDKQSSELSTWQRRVAELSGRVAELEETLSKTQKDLLKTQETNVKLQRDLRENVAQKEDQEERIATLEKRYLNAQRESTSLHDLNEKLEQELQHKKAQLKLQEEKIAAIQEKLELAEQKLAQYAKLPEMEEQLKQRMEALTQVRRPNQQAQERHGSAEDRIQRLETQLEEKNAEVMRVNQRLKMNEEHNTRLSTTVDKLLSESNERLQVHLKERMHALEEKNALTQELEKTRKIAEDLQNEKADIVKELGKARLEIDNVKRQMLQQEIAFNIQQTDALTRSLSPNAVDPGSFSRSASHSSFDTHSLPRRTGKRPAIEEDPSKNYVARTLAEQEWEKLQQAHVLANVQQAFDVSSDAEGDGDNESLFSCAADVISPTGHTDAQTLALMLQEQLDAINNEIRLIQEEKQSTEARAEELESRVGSLEHMNLLARGRSLERASPPLSGRSTPKSHHSPNRDYLHKYHTAPASMSPAHLHQYAASLASPGQLSESLPASQLQLSGEELHSVSERDSTGGAGSGGSDAASPLTARSIRLERVAQVLAHSQEELRSQDSLHKNNLSGVGLPIGQLSSSHLHMQSTMSPATAAAVAAAQKKKGIKSSLGRFFSKKEKIKGKDTPMPGDIPGMGGAGTPADPDYGDSVSVAGTMGSKSDFDRRKKKSPSMFGSMLDSSRHELLAEAMKAGTPFALWNGPTVVAWLELWVGMPTWYVAACRANVKSGAIMSALSDTEIQREIGISNPLHRLKLRLAIQEMVSLTSPSAPKTSRTTLAFGDMNHEWIGNVWLPSLGLPQYRSTFMECLVDARMLDHLTKKDLRGQLRMVDSFHRTSLQYGISCLKRLNYDRQQLEERRRMAEGANVDVLVWSNDRVIRWVQSIGLKEYGNNLLESGVHGALIALDESFDANSFALALQIPTQNTQARQLLEMEFTNLLTVGTERRLDESNNMKS; encoded by the exons gaTTTCTCTCAATTGACGAAAGAGCTTGCTGCAGCCCGCGAAAGTATTctagaaagagaagaagaaatatcagAGTTAAAAGCGGAGAGGAATAATACTCGT CTTCTGCTCGAGCATCTGGAATGTCTGGTTTCCCGACATGAACGATCGCTTAGGATGACTGTAGTGAAGAGGCAAGCCGCTGCACAATCTGGAGTATCGTCCGAAGTTGAAGTGCTTAAAGCTTTAAAAAGTCTGTTTGAGCACCACAAAGCTTTAGACGAGAAA GTACGTGAACGATTACGAGTTGCATTAGAAAGAAATACAAGTTTGGAAGAAGAATTAGCTATTACCAAAGAAGAG CtccaacaatataaattaagtgGACATGCGCCTAAAACTATAGAAGATAGGCCCAAGGAAAACGGACAAACGGAAGATAGTCAACAACAGAATAAG AATGAGACTGAGCAGGCAGCAGgccagcagcaacaacaacagcaacaacaaccacaacagcaacagcaacaacaacagcagTCAATACAAAAACTAGGTACGGAGAAGTCAACAGAGATTGAAAGTAGACTGAGCAATGGCAGTCTCGATCCTACGGACCAAGATTCTGCAGCGCGCGTAATAGATTTACAAGCTACTCTTGATAAGCAG aGCTCAGAATTGAGCACATGGCAGCGACGAGTAGCTGAATTAAGTGGACGAGTAGCAGAATTGGAAGAAACTTTGTCCAAAACTCAGAAAGATCTTTTGAAAACACAAGAAACGAATGTCAAACTACAAAGAGATTTGCGCGAAAATGTTGCTCAAAAAGAGGACCAAGAAGAGAGGATAGCAACTCTTGAAAAACGTTATCTTAATGCTCAACGAGAGTCTACTAGTTTACATGATCtcaatgaaaaattggaaCAGGAGCTACAACATAAGAAGGCTCAATTAAag ctccaagaagaaaaaatagcaGCAATACAGGAGAAATTAGAACTTGCAGAGCAAAAATTAGCCCAATATGCTAAGTTACCAGAAATGGAAGAGCAATTAAAGCAAAGAATGGAGGCTCTGACGCAGGTGAGGAGGCCCAACCAG cagGCTCAAGAAAGACACGGAAGTGCAGAGGATAGAATACAGAGGTTGGAAACGCaacttgaagaaaaaaatgcagaagtgATGCGTGTTAATCAACGACTTAAGATGAACGAAGAACATAATACGCGACTTAGTACAACTGTTGATAAACTTTTGTCGg aatctaaTGAAAGATTACAAGtacatttaaaagaaagaatgcacgcattagaagaaaaaaatgcacTTACACAAGAATTGGAAAAGACTAGGAAAATTGCAGAAGATCTTCAAAATGAAAAGGCTGACATAGTTAAAGAATTAGGAAAAGCTCGtttagaaattgataatgTAAAAAGACAGATGCTTCAGCAGGAAATCgcatttaatattcaacaaaCTGATGCTTTAACTAGAAGTTTATCTCCAAATGCAGTAGATCCAGGTTCCTTTTCTAGAAGTGCAAGTCATAGTAGTTTTGATACTCATTCTTTACCAAGAAGAACGGGTAAACGGCCTGCAATCGAAGAAGATCCATCAAAG aattatgTAGCACGTACATTAGCGGAACAAGAATGGGAAAAGTTACAACAAGCACATGTTCTTGCAAATGTGCAACAAGCATTTGATGTGTCTAGTGATGCAGAAGGTGATGGAGATAATGAAAGTTTGTTTAGTTGTGCAGCTGATGTAATTAGTCCTACAGGACATACAGATGCTCAAACATTAGCACTAATGTTACAAGAACAGTTAGatgcaattaataatgaaattagattaatccag gaagaaaaacaaagtacCGAAGCACGAGCTGAAGAATTAGAGTCCCGAGTTGGTAGTCTTGaacatatgaatttattagcGAGAGGACGAAGTCTTGAACGTGCATCTCCACCATTAAGTGGACGATCCACTCCAAAATCACATCATAGTCCAAATAgagattatttacataaatatcataCT GCACCGGCATCAATGTCTCCAGCGCATCTTCACCAATATGCTGCTTCTTTAGCTAGTCCAGGTCAACTTTCAGAATCTCTTCCTGCGAGCCag TTGCAGTTATCAGGTGAAGAATTACATTCAGTGAGTGAAAGAGACAGTACTGGTGGTGCAGGAAGTGGTGGCAGCGATGCAGCTTCACCATTAACTGCTCGATCAATCAGGCTAGAACGAGTAGCACAAGTCCTTGCTCATAGTCAAGAGGAGCTCAGAAG CCAGGACAGTTTGCATAAAAACAATTTGTCTGGTGTTGGATTACCAATTGGACAACTGTCTAGTTCACATTTGCATATGCAATCTACCATGAGtccagcaacagcagcagcagtgGCTGCAGCTCAAAAGAAGAAAGGCATTAAAAGCAGTCTTGGTAGATTTTtcagcaaaaaagaaaag ATTAAAGGAAAAGATACACCAATGCCTGGAGATATACCAGGTATGGGAGGAGCAGGTACACCTGCAGATCCTGATTATGGAGATAGTGTTTCTGTAGCTGGAACTATGGGTAGTAAAAGTGATTTTGATcgcagaaaaaagaaaag tccAAGTATGTTTGGAAGTATGCTAGATTCTTCACGGCACGAACTTTTGGCAGAAGCAATGAAAGCTGGAACACCGTTTGCTCTCTGGAATGGGCCAACAGTAGTGGCTTGGCTTGAGCTTTGGGTAGGCATGCCGACATGGTATGTTGCGGCTTGTCGAGCAAATGTCAAAAGTGGTGCCATAATGAGTGCTCTTAGTGATACCGAGATTCAACGTGAAATTGGTATAag TAATCCTTTGCATCGATTGAAATTACGATTAGCTATTCAAGAAATGGTATCTCTTACAAGTCCATCAGCACCAAAAACTTCTCGCACAACGTTAGCATTTGGAGATATGAACCATGAATGGATTGGTAATGTTTGGCTTCCAAGTCTCGGTTTGCCTCAATATCGATCCACTTTCATGGAGTGCCTTGTTGATGCTAGAATGTTGGATCATCTTACTAAAAAAGACCTTCGTGGTCAACTTAGGATGGTTGATAGTTTTCATAG aacAAGTTTGCAATATGGTATTTCATGTTTAAAgcgattaaattatgataggCAACaattagaagaaagaagacgAATGGCAGAAGGTGCTAATGTTGATGTTCTTGTATGGAGTAATGATCGCGTTATAAGATGGGTGCAATCTATCGGCctgaaa GAATATGGGAACAATCTCTTAGAATCTGGTGTACATGGAGCTCTTATAGCCCTTGATGAAAGCTTCGACGCAAATAGTTTTGCTCTAGCTTTACAAATTCCAACCCAAAACACACAA gCTCGACAATTGTTAGAAATGGAgttcacaaatttattaactGTAGGAACAGAAAGGCGGCTTGATGAATCCAATAATATGAAATCCTGA